A stretch of Streptomyces vietnamensis DNA encodes these proteins:
- a CDS encoding DUF4097 family beta strand repeat-containing protein, translating into MAVGRPVRVLLVSGIAVLALAGCGADVEGAPVERRTFAFDGGSLTVDADDSDLVIMPADVDGVRVERQVDGWVFMGSGPEASWKLVDGRLTLRVGCDAVATSCSAVHRIQVPRGVAVTVEDDNGDVTAEGFTTPLKVRSDDGDIHVRKVSGGLDLGSQDGDVSVEDSVRSPAVAVRSDDGDVRVTLAAVPRKVDVVTKDGDVTVTVPKAEYEVSGASDDGDVRVDVPRRDGSGNVVSLRSDDGDVTVRTVN; encoded by the coding sequence ATGGCCGTAGGTCGCCCGGTCCGTGTGCTGCTCGTTTCCGGGATCGCCGTGCTCGCGCTCGCGGGGTGCGGGGCGGATGTCGAGGGGGCGCCGGTGGAGCGGAGGACGTTCGCGTTCGACGGTGGTTCGCTCACCGTCGACGCGGACGACTCCGATCTGGTGATCATGCCCGCCGACGTCGACGGCGTGCGGGTGGAGCGGCAGGTCGACGGGTGGGTGTTCATGGGGTCCGGGCCCGAGGCGAGCTGGAAGCTGGTGGACGGGCGGCTCACCTTGCGGGTGGGCTGCGATGCGGTTGCCACCAGCTGCTCGGCCGTGCACCGGATCCAGGTGCCCCGTGGTGTCGCCGTCACCGTCGAGGACGACAACGGGGACGTCACCGCCGAGGGCTTCACCACGCCCCTCAAGGTGCGGTCCGACGACGGGGACATCCACGTGCGGAAGGTCAGCGGGGGGCTCGATCTCGGGAGTCAGGACGGGGATGTGAGCGTCGAGGATTCCGTTCGGTCGCCCGCCGTCGCCGTCCGGTCCGACGACGGGGACGTACGCGTCACCCTCGCCGCCGTCCCCCGCAAGGTCGACGTCGTCACCAAGGACGGTGACGTCACCGTGACCGTGCCCAAGGCCGAGTACGAGGTGTCCGGCGCCAGCGACGACGGTGACGTTCGTGTGGATGTGCCCCGCCGCGACGGGAGCGGGAACGTGGTGAGCCTGCGCAGTGACGATGGGGACGTCACGGTGCGGACAGTGAACTGA
- a CDS encoding FmdB family zinc ribbon protein, with protein sequence MPRYEYRCRTCGDTFELSRPMAESSAPAACPAGHDDTVKLLSAVAVGGSSSAAPAQGGGGGGGCCGGGCCG encoded by the coding sequence ATGCCTCGTTACGAATACCGCTGCCGCACCTGCGGCGACACCTTCGAGCTCAGCCGTCCCATGGCCGAGTCCTCCGCTCCCGCCGCCTGCCCCGCCGGGCATGACGACACCGTGAAGCTGCTGTCCGCTGTCGCCGTGGGAGGAAGCAGCTCCGCCGCCCCCGCGCAGGGCGGTGGCGGCGGCGGTGGCTGCTGTGGTGGGGGCTGCTGCGGCTGA
- a CDS encoding IS701 family transposase has product MRLGEVERLRDELSEFVADVFASLPRRDQRRWGGCYLRGLMLDGRRKSIQPMAERLPDGNMQALQQFVNQSPWDPLPVRRRIAERLSEAIRPEVWVIDDVSFPKCGTASVGVARQYCGALGKRANCQVAVSVHAATDTASCPLDWELFLPEDWAADHVRRQRAGIPDEVGHVSKPYLALGLLDRMAEQGLAVPVIVADAGYGRSVGFRLALEERGWSYVIAVDPKEVARPAAADPFQPAYGGLGPPTLPRYREPARPLTSFVTPDTSFQQVAWRQGSKGLMTSRFAVIEVRPSGKEACRTAQEQAGGRNRWDGVLPLKTLLVEQPADAAGPTGFWMTDLPATTPVTDLVRWAKMRWRIEHDYRELKHGLGLDHFEGRTWRGWHHHVTLVTAAQAFLTLRRLDPKARTPA; this is encoded by the coding sequence ATGAGGCTTGGGGAGGTGGAACGGCTCCGGGATGAGTTGTCGGAGTTCGTTGCCGATGTGTTCGCCTCGTTGCCGCGGCGGGATCAGCGCCGGTGGGGCGGGTGTTATCTGCGGGGTCTGATGCTGGACGGCCGGCGGAAGTCGATCCAGCCGATGGCCGAGCGGCTGCCGGACGGGAACATGCAGGCCCTGCAGCAGTTCGTGAACCAGTCGCCGTGGGATCCGCTACCGGTGCGGCGGCGGATCGCCGAGCGGTTGAGCGAGGCGATCCGGCCTGAGGTGTGGGTGATCGACGATGTGTCGTTCCCCAAGTGCGGCACCGCTTCGGTGGGGGTGGCCCGGCAGTACTGCGGAGCGTTGGGCAAGCGGGCGAACTGCCAGGTCGCCGTCAGCGTGCACGCGGCCACCGACACCGCATCGTGCCCGCTCGACTGGGAACTGTTTCTGCCCGAGGACTGGGCGGCCGATCACGTACGACGTCAGCGTGCCGGGATTCCCGACGAGGTCGGGCACGTCTCGAAGCCCTACTTGGCTCTGGGACTGTTGGACCGGATGGCCGAGCAGGGTCTCGCGGTGCCGGTGATCGTGGCCGATGCCGGTTACGGCCGAAGCGTGGGTTTCCGCCTCGCTTTGGAGGAACGCGGCTGGTCCTATGTCATAGCGGTGGATCCGAAGGAAGTCGCCCGCCCGGCCGCGGCCGACCCGTTCCAGCCCGCCTACGGCGGTCTGGGGCCGCCCACGCTGCCCCGCTACCGAGAGCCGGCCCGGCCCCTGACCTCGTTCGTCACCCCGGACACCTCGTTCCAACAAGTCGCCTGGCGGCAGGGCAGCAAGGGCCTGATGACCTCCCGCTTCGCCGTGATCGAAGTCCGGCCGTCGGGCAAGGAAGCCTGCCGCACCGCCCAGGAACAGGCCGGTGGACGCAACCGCTGGGACGGTGTTCTCCCGTTGAAGACCCTGCTGGTCGAACAGCCGGCGGATGCCGCCGGGCCGACCGGTTTCTGGATGACCGACCTGCCCGCCACCACACCCGTCACCGACCTGGTCCGCTGGGCGAAGATGCGCTGGCGCATCGAACACGACTACCGCGAGCTCAAGCACGGCCTGGGCCTGGACCACTTCGAGGGCCGGACCTGGCGCGGCTGGCACCATCACGTCACCCTCGTCACCGCCGCCCAGGCCTTCCTCACCCTGCGGCGCCTCGACCCAAAAGCACGCACGCCGGCCTGA